In the Acidimicrobiia bacterium genome, CGCCTCCCAGGTGGAACGCCTGCTGGGCGCGACGATCGACGTGACCGCGGTCGCCTGACAGCCCGGGGCACAATGCTCCGGTGCTGGAACGCATCCGATCCGAGATCGCCGCGCACGGACCGCTGCCATTCGACCACTTCATGACGCTTGCCCTTTACGACCCCGACGGGGGTTACTTCGCCGCGTCGACGACCCTGCGGTCCTCCGAGGAGGGCGACTTCCTCACCAGCCCGGAGGTGAGCCCCTTGTTCGGAGGCACCGTCGCTCACTTTGTGGCATCCGAGGTGGAGCGGGTCGGGCCGCTCACTCTGGTCGAGGCCGGGGCGGGTTCGGGCGCCCTGCTCCGCGCCGTGCTCGAGGAGTTGGCCGAGGCGCCTGCGGCCGTGTTTGCCGTGGAGGTGTCGGCGGCCGCCACCGAACGCCTCGGTGGCTCGGTGCCGGAGGCCATTGTCGTCGCCGACCTGGCCCAGGTCCCTCGAGGGGGCGCGGCCGTGGTCATCGCCAACGAGTTGATCGACAATCTGCCCGCAGCGGTGGCAGTGCGACGGGGAGCAGGTTGGACCGAGCAAGTCATCGACCTCGAAGACGCCGGTCTGATGACGAAGGAGGTGCCGGCGCGCCGCGAGGTCGCTTCCTGGGCCGACGCGTTCGCGGGACCGGTGGTCGAGGGTGACCTGGTGGAGGTGCAAGTCGTCGCCGGCGAATGGATTACGACCGCATTGGGGCGGTTCGATGTCGGTTCGGTGGTGGTGTTCGACTACGGCGAGACGGCAGACGGGTTGAGCCACCGGCGAGCCCAGGGCACCGTGAGGACCTACCGGTCACATCATCTCGGCCCGGATCCGTTGCTCACACCCGGTGAGACGGACATCACCATGGACGTGAACTTCACCGCCCTGGCGGCGGCGGCCGAATCCGCCGGAGCCACGGTCACCGTCGAGCGGCAAGACGACTTCCTGACTCGGTGGGGCCTGCGCGACACACTGCGAGGGCTGCGCGAAGCCGAGCTGGATGCCGCCCGCACAGGCCGAACCATGGAGCGGCTGACCCTGCGCAGCCAGCTCACCGGAGCAGAAGCACTGCTGCATCCGAGGGGTCTCGGTGATTTCAGAGTGCTGGTAGCGAGTAAATGAATCGCTACCCGCTACCGGCTACCGGCAAGAATCAGAAATCAAGAACGCGTCGGGCCTCCCGGAATCTCTCCGAACCCCCCGCCGTTACTCTTCTCACGATGCGTAACAACTTCAAGACGATGGTTCTGATGGCGGGGCTCGGGGCTCTCTTTGTCCTGGTCGGTCAGTTGCTCGGGGGTACCAGTGGCGCGATCACGGCTCTGGTGATCGCCGGGCTCATCAACTTCGGGATGTACTTTTTCTCGCACAAGATCGCCCTCGCTTCGGCGAAGGCCAAGCCGGCGGAGGAGAAGGATCTACCCAACGTCTACTCGATCGTGCGTTCGCTGGCTCAGCGCGAGAACATGCCGATGCCCAAGATCTATCTGATCGACTCACCGCAGCCCAATGCATTCGCCACGGGCCGCAACCCGAAGAACGCTGCGGTCGCGGTCACCTCGGGGATCTTGACCCTGATGGACCACTCCGAGCTCGAAGGCGTGCTGGCCCACGAGCTGTCGCACGTCAAGAACCGCGACATCCTCATCTCGACGATCGCCGCGACCGTGGCCGTCGCCTTATCGTTCCTGACGAGGATCGCTTTTTGGACCGGCGGCGATCGTCGTCGCAACGACCCCATCTCCGGGGTGATCATGATCGCGTCGCTCATCCTTGCTCCGCTGGCGGCCATGGTCATCCAGATGGCGATCAGCCGGTCGCGCGAGTACCAGGCCGATCGGAGCGGGGCGGAGATCACCGGGTCTCCACTCAATCTGGCGCGTGCCCTGGAGAAGCTCGAGGCCGGTACGGCCAAGATCCCCATGCAGGTGAACCCTTCCACCGCCCAGCTGTTTATCGCCGATCCGTTGAAGGCCTTCGGGCGGAGCGGCTCGACCGGCGGCCTGGCCCGGATGTTCTCGACTCACCCCCCGATTACCGAGCGCGTTCGGCGGCTCACCGACATGGCCCAAAGCGGGATCATTCGGTAACTGCCGAGCAAACGAGATAAGTGAGAGGGGGCCGGGTGAATCCCGGCCCCCTCTTCTACCCCACGGTTCACTCCTCGCAGCTACTCGCCTCCCGCCTGACTGGCCGGAGCCGGAGCCGGAGCAGGGGCCGGCAAGGGCGACCCCGAGTCACCCTTGCCATTCAGCATCCAGAACGCCCCGGTCGTCACTGCGCCGGCTACTCCGAACCAGAGCAGCACTTCGTTGGCACCGATCCCGTCGTGGACGAGTGTGATCAACTGGAAGATCACCACGATCATCCCGACTGACCCGACCGCGGCCAACACCGAGGTACCCCACTGCCGGGCACCCCAGAGGTAGGCGAGAACGAGACCGAGTGAGAGGACGAGCCATCCATCCGCGGTCGAGAACAGCGCGATCGAGAACAGCATCGCGTACACCGCGCCGATGAAGAACGCCGCATTTCGCGGGCCTACTCCGCCGGTGCGGGCGAGCCAGATCCATGTCAGCCCGAGGCCGACACTTGCCAGGAACGAGATCCAACTGCCGAGGTCGGGCGATGCCCCGAGTGCGGCCGTCAGCACCAGGTCGCTCACCTCGGTGGGTTCCTCCACCTGGACGAGCACGAGGATCGCGGAGAGGACCCTCGTCGCCACTGCGAACAGCGCAAGCAACGTCGGCACCGATCGCAGCCTGCCGTATCCGATCAGGGCCACGACCGCTGAAGGGATCACCACCACGAGCGGGGTGAAGTCACCGATGTCCAGGTCGAGCATGAGCAGTCCCGTCGCGACGGTTGCCAGCGACCAACCCAGAAGCATCAGGAACCCCGAGCTGCGGCGGACGGCGCCGGCCCGGTCGGCGAATCGGTAACCGGTACCGAACACGATCGCGGCGCCGAGCAGGGCGACCCCACCGCCTTGCAGGTGGTCGTAGTCGCCGGTGAGGAGCGCGAACGTCGGGTCGTCGGGAAACATCACCTTGACGACTGCCGCGAATGTGGCGATGAAGAGGGCGATGGCTCCGATGTAACCGAGCATTTCGGCGGTCCTCGGCCCACCCGGCTTGTCGGGAGGCGCATCGCCGTGAAGGCGCTCCGCCTGCTCGAAAGAGATGACCCCCCGGTCGACCAAGCGGTCCCTGTCAGTCATGATCTCCCCTGGTAGGTGGCGGGGCACAGCCTATCGGCCGCGCCCCCAGACCTTCGACGCTGGCCGTTCAGGTGAGGCCGCCTCGGGAAGGTTCGGATCGATCGACGTGTTGCGACACCGGGCAGGAGGTGCTCGAGCCTGGCACTATCCTCCGCGCCTTCCGGGGGGCTGCCCGAGCGGCCAAAGGGAGCAGACTGTAAATCTGCCGGCTAACGCCTACGGAGGTTCAAATCCTTCGCCCCCCACGGCGGCCTTCGTTCGCCGCCTTACCGGCGGCGAACTTGCCCCCTGCTGCTCAGCGGCCGCTGGGCGCTGAGCATTGACTATCCTGCCGACGCCTACGCGCCCCCTTAGCTCAGCGGTAGAGCACTTCCATGGTAAGGAAGGGGTCCCCGGTTCGATCCCGGGAGGGGGCTCAGGCGGCGACGGTATTGTGCTGTCGCCGAGGCGGCGTAGCTCAGAGGTAGAGCACCCGGCTCATAATCGGGTAGTCGGTGGTTCGAGTCCACCCGCCGCTACGCACCCGGCAACGTCGGATCGACACAACGAGGAGATCGGAACCCATGGGTAAGGAGAAGTTTGAGCGGTCGAAGCCGCATGTGAATGTGGGGACGATGGGTCATATTGATCATGGGAAGACGACGTTGACTGCTGCGATCACGAAGGTGTTGGCGGAGTCGGGGGTGGGTGGGTCGAATCGGTTTACGGCGTTTGATGAGATTGATAAGGCGCCGGAGGAGCGTGAGCGGGGTATCACGATTGCGATTGCGCATGTGGAGTATGAGACGGCGAATCGTCATTATGCGCATGTGGATATGCCGGGTCATGCGGATTATGTGAAGAACATGATTACGGGTGCGGCGCAGGTGGATGGTGCGATTCTGGTGGTGTCGGCGGCGGATGGTCCGATGCCGCAGACTCGGGAGCATGTGTTGTTGGCTCGGCAGGTGGGGGTGCCGTTCATTGTGGTGTTCTTGAACAAGGTGGACATGGTCGATGATCCCGAGCTTCTTGATCTGGTGGAGTTGGAGGTGCGGGATTTGTTGACGGAGTATGAGTATCCGGGTGATGAGGTGCCGGTGGTGCGGGGTTCGGCGTTGAAGGCGTTGGAGGGTGATGGGGAGGCTGCGGGTCAGGTGATGGAGTTGATGGCGGCGGTGGATTCGTATATCCCGGAGCCGGAGCGGGATGTGGATAAGCCGTTCCAGATGCCGATCGAGGACGTGTTTTCGATTACGGGTCGGGGGACGGTGGTGACTGGTCGGGTGGAGCAGGGGATTTTGCGGGTGGGGGCGGAGGCGGAGATTGTGGGGATCCGGGCGACGCAGAAGACGACGGTGACTGGGGTTGAGATGTTCCGCAAGTTGTTGGATGAGGCGCGGGCTGGCGACAACGTGGGGCTTCTCCTGCGGGGGATTGGTAAGGAGGATGTGGAGCGGGGTCAGGTGGTGTGTGCGCCTGGGTCGATTACTCCTCATACCGATTTCTCGGCGCAGGTGTATGTGTTGACGAAGGAGGAGGGGGGGCGTCATAACCCGTTCTTCTCGGGGTATCGGCCGCAGTTCTATTTCCGGACGACGGATATCACTGGTTCGATCACGTTGCCGGAGGGGACGCAGATGGTGATGCCGGGTGACAACACGGAGATGACGGTGGAGTTGATCCACGCGATCGCGATGGAAGATGGTTTGCGGTTCGCGATCCGTGAGGGTGGCCGCACCGTCGGCGCCGGCCGCGTCGTCAAGATCATCAAGTAACCCAGCCACAGCCACAGCCCCAGCAAGACAAGAACAGAGAAGAGTTTTCTAGATGCCTAGTGACAAGCGGCCTCCGATCACGCTCGCGTGCGAGTCGTGCAAACGCCGCAACTACGTGACGAACAAGAACAAGACGAATACGCGCGATCGGCTCGAGCTGAAGAAGTTCTGCCGCTGGTGCCGCGAGCACACGGCTCACAAAGAGACCCGGTAGTGGGCCGGGCGACCTGATGGTCGGCGCCCTCCCGCCACCCGGTACTCGCCATTCGTCGCCAGCCGAGGTCCGCCGATGAGCCACCTCGCCGGCCTGGTCGGCCATTCCTACGGGCCGTTCACGGTTGAGGTGACCGCCGATCGGGTGGCCGAGTTCGCCGACGCCACCGGTGACGACGCCGCCAGGTGGGTGGAGCATGCGCCTCCGCTGTTCGCCAATGTCGCCCTGTTCGCGGCGGCTCCAGCGTTTCTCGAAGACCCGGCGGTGGTGCCGTTCACTACGTCGTTGATTCACTCCGAGCAGTCGTTCGAGTGGCATCGCAGCCTGCAGGTTGGTGAGCGGCTTCGAATAGTGGGCAAGGTCGAGGGGGCCAAGGCCCGGTCGGGGCTGAACCTCGTCACGTTCGGCCTGCAAGCCGAATCGGATGCCGGCGAGTGGCTCGACGGGAGGGCAGTGTTCGTGATGGCCGACGCGGCCGCGGGCGCCCTCCCCGAGCAACCCGAGCCCGCGGTCGGGGAACGACCGGCGACCGACCCGCCCGCACCGTCGAGGCCACTGCCGATTGAAGGGGAGCCGATCGTCCCGCTGAACGCGGGCGCATCCCGCCTCGACCTGGTGCACTATGCCGCAGCCACCCGCGACTGGAATCCGATTCATTGGGATCACGATTCGGCCCGCGCCGCCGGTTTGTCAGGGACGATCGTCCATGGCCTGCTCATGGCGGCATGGATGGGCCGGGCCGCGGCTCGTTACTCGCCGAACGCCCACTCGCTGGCGGCGATGAGCGTGCGGTTTCGTAAGCCGTTGCGACCGGCCGAGCCGGCGACGGTCACCGGCACCGTCGGCGCAATCGCTGCTGACGGAGCCGATATCGATCTGGTCCTCGAATCCGGGGGAGACCGGCTGGTGACGGGCCGCGCCCGGGTAACGCGATGACCGGGGGCGGGGTCCAACGCGACGAGGCCGAGCTCATCGAGGCCGCCCGGGGTGGTGACTCGGATGCATTCGGAGAACTCGTCTGGAGGTATCGAAACAGCGTGTACACGCTTGCCGTCAGGCTCGTCGGTCCCGACCTCGCCCCCGATGTGACCCAGGAGGCGCTGATTCGCGCCTGGCGTGCCATGCCGCGGTTTCGGGGCGACGCCGCACTGGGAACCTGGCTGCATCGGATCACAGTCAATACGGCGTGGACCCTTCGCAAACGAGCCAACCGGCACGAGGTGCAGCAGCTCGACGAGATGCTGATCGACCCTGCCACCGGCCCGGAGCGAGCGGGGGAGCTGGCGGAGGTGAGAGCGGAACTCGGTTCGGCGATCAACCAGTTGAGCCCCGGTCAGCGAGCGGTGCTCGTGTTGCGGGACGTCTATGGGTGGAGCCACGCCGAGGTCGGGCGCGAGCTCGGCATCACCCAGACCACTGCGAAGGTGAGGTTGCATCGGGCGCGCAAGCGGGTTCGGTCGATCCTCGAGGGGTCGGAATGAGCGCTCTCATCTGTCGACTGGTTTCGACGGTCCCGCCTGACACGCCTCTGAATCGAGTATTGGAAGCCCACCGCGAACAGTGCCTCCGATGCCAGGCCGATGTCGCCCGTTCGACCGGCATGTCCCGCGACCTCTCCTCGATCGGGCATGAGACCCTCGTTGCCCCCGAGGGGCTGGCCACGACCGTGATGTCGCGGCTTCCCTTCCAGGATGGCTCGGATCCACGACGACCCCTGGTGGTCCGCCTCGCAGTCCGCTACTCGGTCGCCGCAGCGATAGCCGTAGCAACGGCAGCAGCCCTGATTGCCCACGCCCTCGCAAAGCGAGAGCACTGAGTTCTCTCGGCTCCGGCTACAGCCACAGCCACAGCCAGACCGAGCCCCCCCACCAATCTGCTTCTGACTCTGGCCGTGGCTGTGGCCGGTTGGCTCACGGCCATGGTTGGAGGCCCTCCCAAAGTGTGCAGTGAGGGTTTCCCGGCCTACAATGCCCGCCGTTCGCCTCC is a window encoding:
- a CDS encoding SAM-dependent methyltransferase, which codes for MLERIRSEIAAHGPLPFDHFMTLALYDPDGGYFAASTTLRSSEEGDFLTSPEVSPLFGGTVAHFVASEVERVGPLTLVEAGAGSGALLRAVLEELAEAPAAVFAVEVSAAATERLGGSVPEAIVVADLAQVPRGGAAVVIANELIDNLPAAVAVRRGAGWTEQVIDLEDAGLMTKEVPARREVASWADAFAGPVVEGDLVEVQVVAGEWITTALGRFDVGSVVVFDYGETADGLSHRRAQGTVRTYRSHHLGPDPLLTPGETDITMDVNFTALAAAAESAGATVTVERQDDFLTRWGLRDTLRGLREAELDAARTGRTMERLTLRSQLTGAEALLHPRGLGDFRVLVASK
- a CDS encoding zinc metalloprotease HtpX, with amino-acid sequence MRNNFKTMVLMAGLGALFVLVGQLLGGTSGAITALVIAGLINFGMYFFSHKIALASAKAKPAEEKDLPNVYSIVRSLAQRENMPMPKIYLIDSPQPNAFATGRNPKNAAVAVTSGILTLMDHSELEGVLAHELSHVKNRDILISTIAATVAVALSFLTRIAFWTGGDRRRNDPISGVIMIASLILAPLAAMVIQMAISRSREYQADRSGAEITGSPLNLARALEKLEAGTAKIPMQVNPSTAQLFIADPLKAFGRSGSTGGLARMFSTHPPITERVRRLTDMAQSGIIR
- the tuf gene encoding elongation factor Tu, which codes for MGKEKFERSKPHVNVGTMGHIDHGKTTLTAAITKVLAESGVGGSNRFTAFDEIDKAPEERERGITIAIAHVEYETANRHYAHVDMPGHADYVKNMITGAAQVDGAILVVSAADGPMPQTREHVLLARQVGVPFIVVFLNKVDMVDDPELLDLVELEVRDLLTEYEYPGDEVPVVRGSALKALEGDGEAAGQVMELMAAVDSYIPEPERDVDKPFQMPIEDVFSITGRGTVVTGRVEQGILRVGAEAEIVGIRATQKTTVTGVEMFRKLLDEARAGDNVGLLLRGIGKEDVERGQVVCAPGSITPHTDFSAQVYVLTKEEGGRHNPFFSGYRPQFYFRTTDITGSITLPEGTQMVMPGDNTEMTVELIHAIAMEDGLRFAIREGGRTVGAGRVVKIIK
- the rpmG gene encoding 50S ribosomal protein L33, producing the protein MPSDKRPPITLACESCKRRNYVTNKNKTNTRDRLELKKFCRWCREHTAHKETR
- a CDS encoding MaoC/PaaZ C-terminal domain-containing protein, whose product is MSHLAGLVGHSYGPFTVEVTADRVAEFADATGDDAARWVEHAPPLFANVALFAAAPAFLEDPAVVPFTTSLIHSEQSFEWHRSLQVGERLRIVGKVEGAKARSGLNLVTFGLQAESDAGEWLDGRAVFVMADAAAGALPEQPEPAVGERPATDPPAPSRPLPIEGEPIVPLNAGASRLDLVHYAAATRDWNPIHWDHDSARAAGLSGTIVHGLLMAAWMGRAAARYSPNAHSLAAMSVRFRKPLRPAEPATVTGTVGAIAADGADIDLVLESGGDRLVTGRARVTR
- a CDS encoding sigma-70 family RNA polymerase sigma factor, giving the protein MTGGGVQRDEAELIEAARGGDSDAFGELVWRYRNSVYTLAVRLVGPDLAPDVTQEALIRAWRAMPRFRGDAALGTWLHRITVNTAWTLRKRANRHEVQQLDEMLIDPATGPERAGELAEVRAELGSAINQLSPGQRAVLVLRDVYGWSHAEVGRELGITQTTAKVRLHRARKRVRSILEGSE